CCTTTTTGCCCTTCAAAATTCTAAATGTCTCCTCAGCTGATGACtttgtttcctgtctcttctGATCACTTCTGTCTTCTCACAGAAAAACATCCACAGTTTCCGATCACAACGTCTACACACCcacctgtgtctgtctgtctgtgctgCCTTCTCTCCTGATACCACGAATGAACGCGCTGTGCTCCTAGTTAAGGTCAAGCCCTGCACTTATCAGAAGACTCCAAACCTTCTCATCTACTGAAAGACACTGTTCCAGCAAACACCGCGCTCCCCCGTCTCTCCTGCATtatcagttttcccttctgtctgGATCATTCTGTGTGCACGTATATTATGCACATAAATATGCTGTAATTTCTCCTATCTTGGAAAAAAATCCTTGATCCTACATATCCCTCCAGTTACcactccatttctctgctccacTTTACAACAAAACTCAGAAGAGTAAATACGGTCATTTCTGTCTTCCTATTCTTTCCTCAGTCGATTCCAGACTCCGCTCCAGTCAAGGTTGTGAGCTTCGTTTCTGACTCCATGCTGTTGCTAAGTACAGGAGTCAGTTATGAGCCCACCTTTCTTGACTTCGTACCATTCGTCACTCTCTCCTCCTTGAAACGCTTCCTTTGGCTTCGAGGGCAACACACCTCTGGGTTTCACTCACCTCGTGACagttctcccttctcctttgttGGTTCCTTGCTTCACAACTGAAAGGTCTGAGTGCACCAGGGCTCAGGAGCAGTCCTTTGATCCCTCCCCTCTGTCCACTTGCACTCCCAAGCAATCCTATCACCTCGTGGCTTTAAATGGCCCTTTCCATGCTGATGACTCTATGACTCTCCAGACTTGTTTATATAATCTGCCACCTACTTGCTATCCTCCTGGGGTTTTCTGATGGACATCTCAAACTCAGTGTGTCCAGAAACGAACTCATGAACTTCCTGTCCAAATCTGCTCCTCCTGCAGCCTTTTTCATCTCAGTGAATGACAGTTTGGTCTTCTAGTTGGGCAGGCCAAATATCTTGGATCCATCCTCAACTTCTCTCGCTCTCTCTATCTCCTATTTCATATCTAAGCTGCCAGCATGTCCTAGtgtttctactttcaaaatagaTTCAGGATCTGACTACATCTTAGACAGTGCTGCTGCCCTGGTTCAAACCACCATCTTCGCTCACCTGGGCCATTGTAGCCACCTCCTAACTGACCTTGCCCCTCTGCAGTATTTTCCCATCACAGGAGCCAGAGTGATCTCTTTAAagccatttttcttaaattcccaAAGCCATAGGGTTTATGCCATTCTTCCACTTAAAATTCTCCAATAGTGTCCCAGATTTCTCAGAGTCCCTTGACAAGGCCCTGGCTAGGATCTGGCTCCGACTGTCGTCACCCTCACTTACTCTGCTCTGGCCGCTGGCCTTACCGCAAGTCCTCAGACCTGTCAGGCACTGCCTCAAGGTCTTCACAGTTGCTAGTCCCTTATTTGGTACATTTTCACCTGAGAGAGCCACTTAGTTTGCTCCGTCACTTCCTTCAGGTGTTTGCCCAGGCGTAATCTGCTCTCTGAAGCTTTCCTTAACCACCCCATTTACAATGGCATTCCCGGCCCTGTCCCTCAGGCGATTCTCACTCTCCTTCCCTGCTTAATGCTTCAGCGCAGCACCTACTGCCGCCTGACTTGCTGTTGTCTGTTTCTTGccactagactgtaagccccAGGAGTGGAGGGAGTCTTGTCTCATTGGCTCATTGCTGTATTCTCAGCACCTGGCATCCAGGCACATAATGAAtactaataaatgaatgaattcttagtattttccatttctgtaataatCATCATGATTATGATTAAATAGTTTTGTAGTATCTAGTATATCTCTACCTCTATGACAAAACTCAGTGAATACTATGGTACTGTCATTAAGAAAGACGTATAGACCcatggaacagactagagagcctagaaataaattcaCACGTAACTGGTCttcaacaaagatgccaagaaCACACAgtgagaaaagatagtctctccAACAAATGATGTTGGGCTAACTagatccacatgcaaacaaatgaaattggacccttataccatacacacaatcaactcaaagtggatcaaagacttatACGTGAGACCTAAAACTcccagaaaaaaagagggaaagctttttgacattggtcttggcaattatttcttagatatgacacgaAGAGCACAGgcgacaaaagcaaaaatagacaagtgggactacgtcaaattaaaaagtatatacaaagcaaagaaaatcatcaacaaaaagaaaaggcaacctacaaaatGTTTCTCCCATTTTTGCAAACCCTGTATCTGATCAGGGGTTAATATCAtgactatatttttatattgatttaatgTTAATGATACTATTTGTGATATATTAagttaagtaaataattaaaatctgtttcacctgtttaaaaaaaaaactcaaggaaaGCTAAAGTTCTGTTTTgctcaccactgtatccccagaACTTGGTTGATGCTCAGTACATATGTTTATTGCATGAATGAAGCTTTCTGAGGTCCTCATCTAACCACTTTCACTCTCCGCTTCTACCTGCAAAACCTATTGTCCCCCTCAGGGACAAGCCTGAGTCTCCTTAGCATGTCATAGTCATTTTCCTCTTTACTTCTCTTGTCTTGacacttctctcttcccttccacatCCTCTGAGATCCAGCCTTCCTTCAATATGCCGGGCTCTCTCACCACCGGGACTTTGTactctctgttctctgcctggaaagctccaCCTGACTAACTCCTCCTTGTCCTTTACAGCTTGCTGAGGTCATGTCTTCTGGGAAGCTTTCCAGACCCATGAAGGCTGGCTAGTGTCAGTAGGGGGTGGGTGCACAGCCCACTCCAGCTTAGTCCTGCCCAGGCTTCTGCTGACATCTGATTGTTGTGTGTTGGGCAGAGAGGTTGAAGATTAGCTCAGAGAGAATGTTGATGTTGTAGAATGTAGAGTAATGAGATGGCAGTGGATGAGGTTGAGGTTAGGGCAACTAAAATCTAAAGTGCGGACTTTGGGCTGTCAAAACATTATCCCGTAGGTCCCGAGTTCTCTGGACCTTCTGGGAAGGAGCCGAAAACCCTTGGTTTGTCCCTCTGACTTgcatttctcctccttcctctctctcaggGGGGGATGTTACCATCACTGACCTGCCCCAGGCCCTAGAACAGATCCAGGGCAACGTCCAGGCCAATGTGCCAGCTGGAGGCCGGGCCCAGGTCCGCGCCTTGTCCTGGGGGATTGACCAGCATATGTTCCCTGGAGACTATGACCTGGTGCTGGGGGCTGATATCGTGTATCTGGAGTCCACCTTCCCGCTGCTGCTGGGGACCCTCCAACACCTGTGCGGGCCCCACGGTACCATCTATCTGGCTTCCAAGATGAGAGAGGAACACGGGACAGAGAGCTTCTTTCAGCACCTCCTGCCCCAGCATTTCCAACTGGAGCTGGTCCAGCGGGATGAGGATGAGAATGTCAACATCTATAGGGCCAGGCACAGGGAACCAAGGCCTGCCTGACGTCACCCTTCCATTCCTCTGAACCCCTTCTTCTAATGAAGGAACTGCCGTATCTCCAAAGCCATAAACATAAGGATCAAAAAGGATGGATTTCCCTTGCCTCAGTCTTTTCTCCTGCCCTCTTTGTTTCTCAAGATACTCTTAGGCAGGTGCAGAGAGGAGCTGCTTGCTAGGAATACGAGAGCCCTAGCTGTACTGGCTTAGAGTGCAGAGGAAGTTCCCAGTTCCTGTTCTCAGCGGAGGAAGGTGAGATGATAGCCAAGACTTTAGGGGGGAAGGTAAATGGGATGTGAGAGCAGTGGCTGCAGAAAGATGGTCACAGTCCCTTCTAGTTCTGCTATTGTCTTTTTATACAGaatggattttttccccccagattgtactggactttttttttttaaagggaaagaaatgagcaTTAAAGATCCCTTCTGCATCCGAAGAACTCAGGCTTTTGCTGGGTGGCTGAAGCAAGAAACCTCAAGCCGCCAACCTCTTGCTCCTAGAGGTAGACTCTGGTGGGACCATGCTCTAACTGGGTCAAGTCCTCCCAGCCCTGAAGTTGGGGATAGACAGCAGAGCTGTCCTTTGAACAGTAGCTCCATCATCTTTTTTTGGAGTTGGAGCCCTGATCACTAAGTACCAGGTtctcctctttgatttttctttaagtttccaAGCTCCACCAGTCCTTCCTTCCTAATGTGTTTTGCCTGCACCTCTTTTCTCCTCCCACTGTGGGACCTCTGGATAGGGCTCTCTTTACCTGCTCCTGAGCCACACATCacctcctctggcctcctggcctccattCACTACCCTTCAAACCATTTTATAAATTCTTGTGATCTTCCAAAATCAGCTCTGATTAGTTTCTGCTGCTGCCAAGAGAAGCAAGAATAAGCTCTCCTGCTTAGTACTCAGTCTATCCCATGTGATCCCAAATTACCCTTCGACTTCATTTCCTACTGGTTTCCTACATGTATTGCAACCTCTGGCCAAATTACAAAAGGTCTACTCTTTGTTCCCTAAATCCAGACCAAAATTCCCTGacttcttccttcattctttttggtGATTCCCTGCCTGGAAGTGCAATTTCTACCTGTCAAAATCTTTATTACTCTTAGCCTCTTTCCTGAAAAAAAGCTTTTCCTGAGCCTCCTGTTTGAATATGATTTCTTTCTCCCTTGAGATCCTTTAACTGTTCA
This sequence is a window from Camelus ferus isolate YT-003-E chromosome 12, BCGSAC_Cfer_1.0, whole genome shotgun sequence. Protein-coding genes within it:
- the EEF1AKMT3 gene encoding EEF1A lysine methyltransferase 3; the encoded protein is MADPRPDPESELQSVFPREVGLFADSYSEKSRFCFCGHELSITENFGSCLGVAGRVWDAALSLCNYFERQNVDFRGKKVIELGAGTGIAGILAALQGGDVTITDLPQALEQIQGNVQANVPAGGRAQVRALSWGIDQHMFPGDYDLVLGADIVYLESTFPLLLGTLQHLCGPHGTIYLASKMREEHGTESFFQHLLPQHFQLELVQRDEDENVNIYRARHREPRPA